Proteins found in one Nostoc sp. NIES-3756 genomic segment:
- a CDS encoding serine/threonine protein kinase, whose protein sequence is MLQLEQILHDRYQVQRQLGNNGIRQTWLAKDLQAADPENALVVVKLLAFGGSVQWDDLKLFEREVQILKHLNHPRIPQYIDYFCIDDRSLWFGLVQEYIPGESLKEKLADGKRFTEKQAKKIAAELLKILIYLHELNPGVLHRDIKPSNLIWGEDEQIYLVDFGAVQDKAAKEGVTFTVVGTYGYAPMEQYGGRAVPASDLYALGATLIHLLTNIPPAELPQQDLRLQFTNLVNLSPGFVGWLQKLTEPAPEKRFTNARQALDTLKSGIVKSTKNQRSVPAKKFINNSGCGINNIYEEVPEEILGWNWGAFLLPWVWLWTNQVWVGLFCFIPQVGWITTIALGAKGNEWAWKSRRWRSIEHFQAHQRGWAIAGILIGAPVSIMLWVGAFFLLKSVF, encoded by the coding sequence ATGCTGCAACTAGAACAAATATTGCACGACCGTTATCAAGTCCAACGTCAACTAGGTAATAATGGCATAAGGCAAACTTGGTTAGCCAAAGACTTACAAGCGGCTGATCCTGAAAATGCGCTAGTTGTAGTTAAGCTCCTGGCTTTTGGTGGTAGTGTACAGTGGGATGACCTAAAACTTTTTGAACGGGAAGTACAAATTCTCAAGCATCTTAATCATCCCCGCATTCCTCAATATATTGATTATTTCTGCATTGATGACCGCTCATTGTGGTTTGGTTTAGTACAGGAATATATTCCTGGGGAATCGCTCAAAGAGAAATTAGCTGATGGTAAAAGATTTACGGAAAAGCAAGCGAAGAAAATCGCGGCTGAGTTGTTAAAAATTCTCATATATTTACATGAGTTAAACCCCGGTGTTTTGCATCGAGATATTAAACCCAGTAATTTAATTTGGGGTGAGGATGAGCAGATTTATTTAGTAGATTTTGGTGCAGTTCAAGACAAAGCTGCTAAAGAAGGGGTAACTTTTACCGTTGTAGGGACTTACGGTTATGCACCGATGGAACAATATGGTGGTCGTGCTGTTCCCGCATCAGATTTGTATGCACTCGGAGCAACTTTAATTCATCTGTTAACTAATATTCCTCCGGCTGAATTACCCCAGCAAGATTTACGCCTACAATTTACTAATCTTGTGAATCTCAGTCCTGGTTTTGTAGGCTGGTTACAAAAGCTAACAGAGCCAGCACCAGAAAAACGTTTTACTAATGCACGTCAAGCTTTAGATACTCTCAAATCCGGCATAGTTAAATCAACCAAAAATCAGCGTTCAGTTCCAGCAAAAAAATTCATTAATAATTCTGGTTGTGGCATTAATAATATTTATGAAGAAGTGCCAGAAGAAATTTTGGGTTGGAACTGGGGCGCGTTTTTACTCCCTTGGGTATGGTTGTGGACTAATCAAGTATGGGTGGGCTTATTTTGTTTTATACCCCAAGTTGGTTGGATTACAACGATCGCCTTAGGCGCAAAAGGTAACGAGTGGGCTTGGAAAAGTAGACGCTGGCGCAGTATCGAACATTTCCAAGCCCATCAGCGCGGCTGGGCGATCGCCGGCATTTTAATAGGCGCACCCGTTAGTATTATGTTGTGGGTAGGTGCGTTTTTCCTACTCAAATCAGTCTTTTAG
- a CDS encoding ATP-binding protein — protein sequence MNSKIYENLFIGDSEMAALMRSHDWVQTPLGAVETWSQSLKTAVRIMLTSRQAMFVWWGDELINLYNDAYRAILGGKHPEALGKPAAIVWREIWHQVGPRAETALFQNQGTYDEALLLIMERNGYPEETYYTFSYSPVPNDDGSTGGIICANTEDTPRIIGERQLALLKELAAKTADARTFEQACILSTSCLATNPYDLPFAMIYLVDSERQCVTLAGTCGIERGHLEVPETIALEDDSWHLAEVLSTHQPYIISDLRQFGDLPTGVWNRPPQQAAVVAIAPSGRTGKAGVLVAALNPFRLFDDNYQGFLNLVSAQIAASIANAQAYEEERKRAEALAELDHAKTTFFSNVSHEFRTPLTLMLSPLEDLLAADDLPAEQQQELSLIHRNGLRLLKLVNTLLDFSRIEAGRVQAVYEPTDLAAFTAELASIFRSAIEQAGLQYIINCEPLAEPVYVDRQMWEKIILNLLSNAFKFTFAGAIAITLQQAQQQVELTVSDTGIGIPQSELPLLFERFHRVEGARGRTQEGSGIGLALVQELVRLHGGQVQVASIEGQGTTFTITIPVGTSHLPPDRIQATRTQVSTALGAAPYIEEALRWLPQESEGSIRLASDREDFFDSDSFSPPASSVSPTPPAQILLVDDNADMREYVRRLLSRYYVVEAATDGIAALEVIAHHLPDLVLTDVMMPRMDGFGLLNALRSDSRTREIPIILLSARAGEEAKVEGLAAGADDYLIKPFSARELLARVEATLKLSQLRRDAMQQEQKLRFEAQKAKQHVETILSSINDGFYVLDRDWRYIYVNDRLCEILRMKREQILNHSIWDLFADTVDTDVYIQFHRAFNEQKPVQFEYFYATWNCWYEHRVYPSPDGLTVFAADITERKQGELEREQLLGRERHYVNQLQGLTTAALAINSALSVEQVLQVITDQAASIIGTHQCVTSMTIDQNWVQAITAIYLSDKYAQWRNYHEKPDGSGIYACVCHLNRPMRMTQVELEADPHWQGFGKQAKNHPPMRGWLAAPLVGRNGQNIGLIQLSDKYAEEFTAADEAILVQLAQMASVAVENARLYEAEQQAREQAQAANRIKDEFLAVLSHELRSPLNPILGWARLLQGGKLDEAKAKQAVTIIERNAKLQVELIEDLLDISRILRGKIRLTISPVNLVSVIKAAMETVRLAAEANSIRLDVNIDEEVGLVAGDSTRLQQVMWNLLSNAVKFTPTGGLVEVGLTKVGNKAQITVKDTGKGISADFLPYVFDYFRQADSATTRKFGGLGLGLAIVHHLVELHGGTIEAESQGEGMGATFTLKLPLMPTQPDVHQHSPSLEASLGLHGIQILVVDDDTDTRDFVTFVLEQAGAKVITATSALEALTVLTKSPPDVLVSDIGMPDMDGYMLMRQVRALPPEQGSNIPAIALTAYAGEMNEKQALKAGFQKHVSKPVDPENLIKAIVNLMGVILIRNS from the coding sequence ATGAACTCTAAGATTTACGAAAATCTCTTTATTGGCGATAGTGAGATGGCGGCGCTGATGCGATCGCACGATTGGGTGCAAACGCCGCTCGGTGCAGTGGAAACATGGTCACAGAGCTTGAAAACGGCTGTGCGGATTATGTTGACATCTCGCCAAGCTATGTTTGTCTGGTGGGGTGACGAACTAATCAATTTATACAACGATGCCTATAGAGCCATTCTCGGTGGTAAACATCCAGAAGCGTTAGGAAAGCCTGCGGCGATCGTTTGGCGAGAAATTTGGCATCAAGTAGGGCCGCGTGCAGAAACAGCGCTTTTTCAAAATCAAGGAACCTACGATGAAGCGCTATTGCTGATTATGGAGCGCAATGGCTACCCCGAGGAAACTTACTACACTTTTTCCTATAGCCCTGTGCCGAATGATGATGGTAGCACCGGCGGCATTATCTGTGCCAATACAGAGGATACACCCCGGATTATTGGGGAGCGGCAATTAGCACTGTTAAAAGAACTGGCAGCCAAAACAGCAGACGCACGCACATTTGAGCAAGCCTGCATTCTCAGCACAAGCTGTCTGGCAACCAACCCCTACGACCTGCCGTTTGCCATGATTTATTTGGTTGACTCGGAACGGCAATGTGTCACCTTAGCGGGAACCTGCGGAATTGAGCGAGGACACCTAGAAGTTCCCGAAACTATTGCCCTGGAAGATGATTCATGGCACTTAGCCGAGGTGTTATCAACTCATCAACCCTATATAATTTCTGATTTAAGACAATTTGGTGATTTGCCGACAGGAGTCTGGAATAGACCACCCCAGCAAGCAGCCGTAGTTGCGATCGCACCCTCAGGACGCACAGGCAAAGCTGGGGTATTGGTGGCAGCTTTAAACCCATTCCGGTTATTTGATGATAACTACCAAGGATTCCTGAATCTTGTATCAGCCCAAATTGCTGCCAGCATTGCCAATGCTCAAGCGTATGAGGAAGAACGCAAACGCGCCGAAGCTCTAGCAGAACTAGACCACGCCAAAACCACCTTTTTTAGTAATGTTTCTCACGAATTTCGGACTCCCTTAACTTTAATGTTGAGTCCGTTAGAAGACCTCTTAGCAGCAGATGACTTGCCAGCAGAGCAACAGCAAGAGTTAAGCTTGATTCATCGCAACGGCTTACGCTTATTGAAGTTGGTCAATACCCTCTTAGATTTTTCGCGGATAGAAGCAGGACGGGTGCAAGCAGTTTATGAACCGACAGACTTAGCCGCTTTCACTGCCGAATTAGCTAGTATTTTTCGCTCAGCGATTGAGCAGGCAGGGTTACAGTACATCATCAACTGTGAACCACTGGCAGAACCCGTGTATGTTGATCGCCAAATGTGGGAGAAGATTATTCTTAATCTACTCTCGAATGCCTTTAAGTTTACCTTTGCTGGGGCGATCGCCATTACTCTCCAACAGGCACAACAACAGGTAGAATTAACAGTAAGTGATACGGGAATCGGTATTCCTCAATCAGAATTACCCCTCTTGTTTGAGCGATTTCACCGTGTCGAGGGAGCGCGGGGCAGAACTCAAGAAGGTTCAGGAATTGGGTTGGCCTTAGTTCAGGAATTAGTGCGGTTACATGGTGGTCAGGTGCAGGTTGCCAGTATAGAAGGCCAAGGTACAACCTTTACTATCACCATTCCTGTAGGCACATCCCATTTACCACCCGATAGAATCCAAGCAACACGCACTCAAGTTTCCACCGCTTTGGGTGCTGCTCCTTATATTGAGGAAGCCTTGCGGTGGTTGCCCCAAGAGAGTGAGGGGAGTATTCGCCTAGCATCTGATAGGGAAGATTTCTTCGATAGTGACTCTTTTTCTCCTCCAGCCTCCTCAGTTTCCCCAACCCCCCCAGCCCAGATTCTGCTGGTGGATGACAACGCAGATATGCGGGAGTATGTGCGGCGATTGTTGAGTAGGTATTATGTAGTAGAGGCGGCAACTGACGGAATAGCGGCGTTAGAGGTAATTGCTCATCATCTTCCAGATTTAGTGCTGACAGATGTGATGATGCCACGCATGGACGGCTTTGGTCTACTTAATGCCTTGCGCAGTGACAGTCGCACCAGGGAAATTCCGATTATTTTGCTTTCTGCTAGAGCCGGAGAAGAAGCCAAAGTTGAAGGATTAGCAGCCGGAGCCGATGATTATCTCATCAAGCCCTTTTCCGCGCGGGAATTGTTGGCGCGAGTTGAGGCAACTTTGAAGCTGTCCCAATTGCGGCGAGATGCGATGCAGCAGGAGCAGAAGTTGCGATTTGAAGCCCAAAAGGCAAAACAGCATGTAGAAACTATCTTGTCAAGTATTAATGATGGGTTTTATGTACTTGACCGCGACTGGCGATATATCTACGTTAACGATCGCCTATGTGAGATTCTGAGGATGAAGCGTGAGCAAATTCTTAATCACAGCATTTGGGACTTGTTCGCCGATACCGTTGATACTGATGTTTATATTCAATTCCACCGCGCGTTTAATGAGCAAAAACCAGTCCAGTTTGAGTATTTTTATGCTACTTGGAATTGTTGGTATGAACACCGGGTTTATCCTTCACCCGATGGGCTGACGGTTTTTGCGGCTGATATCACCGAACGCAAACAAGGCGAACTCGAACGAGAACAATTACTTGGCCGTGAACGCCACTACGTTAATCAATTGCAGGGATTAACTACAGCTGCCCTGGCAATCAATTCTGCCCTTTCTGTAGAACAGGTGTTGCAGGTAATTACAGATCAAGCAGCATCTATCATTGGTACTCACCAGTGTGTTACCAGTATGACGATTGACCAGAACTGGGTGCAGGCAATTACAGCCATCTATTTATCCGATAAGTATGCTCAGTGGCGCAATTACCATGAAAAGCCAGATGGGTCTGGGATCTATGCTTGTGTGTGCCATCTCAATCGCCCCATGCGGATGACTCAAGTCGAACTCGAGGCAGATCCCCATTGGCAAGGTTTTGGCAAACAAGCAAAAAATCATCCACCGATGCGGGGTTGGCTGGCTGCGCCCTTGGTGGGGCGTAACGGGCAGAACATTGGCTTAATTCAGCTTTCCGACAAATACGCAGAGGAATTTACCGCCGCCGACGAAGCCATTTTGGTGCAGTTAGCGCAAATGGCCTCCGTTGCCGTGGAAAATGCCCGATTATACGAAGCCGAACAGCAAGCACGGGAACAAGCCCAAGCAGCCAACCGCATTAAAGATGAATTTTTAGCGGTATTGTCCCACGAATTGCGATCGCCTCTTAACCCGATTCTCGGTTGGGCAAGGTTACTGCAAGGTGGCAAATTAGATGAAGCCAAAGCCAAACAAGCTGTAACCATCATTGAGCGTAATGCCAAGTTGCAAGTCGAGTTGATTGAAGACCTGTTGGATATCTCGCGGATTTTGCGAGGGAAAATTAGGCTGACAATCAGTCCAGTTAATCTAGTATCAGTGATTAAAGCGGCAATGGAAACCGTGCGACTCGCCGCCGAAGCTAACTCTATTCGCCTAGATGTGAATATTGATGAAGAAGTAGGATTGGTTGCTGGCGACTCAACCCGCTTACAGCAAGTGATGTGGAATTTGCTCTCCAACGCTGTTAAATTTACACCGACTGGTGGTTTAGTTGAGGTAGGTTTAACAAAAGTTGGCAATAAAGCACAAATCACCGTGAAGGATACAGGCAAAGGTATTTCTGCCGATTTTCTCCCTTACGTATTTGATTATTTCCGCCAAGCCGATAGCGCTACTACTCGTAAGTTTGGTGGTTTGGGTTTGGGTTTGGCAATTGTACATCACCTAGTCGAGTTACATGGCGGTACTATTGAAGCTGAAAGCCAAGGTGAAGGTATGGGCGCTACATTCACCCTCAAATTACCACTGATGCCTACTCAGCCAGATGTCCATCAACATTCGCCATCCTTAGAAGCATCTCTAGGGCTACATGGTATCCAAATTTTAGTAGTTGATGATGATACTGATACACGAGATTTTGTAACTTTTGTCTTGGAACAAGCAGGAGCAAAAGTCATCACAGCTACTTCCGCCCTTGAGGCATTAACAGTATTAACCAAATCCCCGCCAGATGTCTTAGTCAGCGACATCGGTATGCCTGACATGGATGGTTATATGCTGATGCGGCAAGTAAGAGCCTTACCACCAGAACAAGGCAGTAATATACCCGCGATCGCCCTCACAGCCTATGCTGGAGAAATGAACGAAAAGCAGGCTCTCAAAGCTGGTTTTCAAAAGCATGTTTCTAAGCCTGTAGACCCTGAGAATTTAATTAAGGCGATCGTTAACTTGATGGGAGTGATATTAATTCGTAATTCGTAA
- a CDS encoding DUF3011 domain-containing protein, with amino-acid sequence MVMRFSIIAATFVTASVSLGTLFAVTAPASAQEIISCSSYDNRTNTCAVPPGRVRLVRQLSDASCRGNWGSRGNRIWVRNGCRAEFVVGNDRNNRNGRYYRNGRDDRYYRNGRDGRYYRNDRDGRYYRNDRDGRYDRNNRYDIYDRNGRDDIDDRYYQDYRYNRDRR; translated from the coding sequence ATGGTTATGCGTTTTTCTATAATTGCAGCTACCTTCGTAACTGCTAGTGTTAGTTTAGGTACGCTTTTTGCTGTTACAGCCCCTGCTTCAGCCCAAGAGATTATCAGCTGTTCGAGCTATGATAATCGGACAAATACTTGTGCCGTACCTCCAGGCAGAGTGAGACTGGTTAGACAGTTATCCGATGCCAGTTGTAGAGGAAATTGGGGTTCTAGAGGCAATAGAATTTGGGTAAGAAATGGTTGCCGTGCTGAGTTCGTAGTTGGGAATGACAGAAACAACAGAAACGGCAGATATTATCGAAACGGTAGAGATGATAGGTATTATCGGAATGGTAGAGACGGCAGATATTACCGCAACGACAGAGACGGCAGATATTACCGCAACGATAGAGACGGCAGGTATGACCGCAATAATAGATATGATATATATGACAGGAATGGCAGAGATGACATAGATGACAGGTATTACCAAGACTATAGGTATAACAGAGACCGCAGATAA
- a CDS encoding chlorophyll a/b-binding protein: protein MTLYPSDKTETAYNGKDRNAGDLGFTPQAELWNGRFAMIGFLAYLLWDLNGYSVVRDVLHLVSY, encoded by the coding sequence ATGACACTTTACCCCAGCGATAAAACTGAAACTGCATACAATGGCAAAGACCGTAATGCTGGTGATTTGGGATTTACTCCTCAAGCTGAACTTTGGAATGGCCGTTTTGCCATGATTGGCTTTCTTGCTTATTTACTTTGGGATTTGAATGGCTACAGTGTAGTGCGAGATGTACTCCATCTAGTTTCTTATTAA
- a CDS encoding IucA/IucC family protein, protein MQNLTQILQPQRWQTVSQKLLAKMLSEFMYEEIIKPEVIEQTSAYTLYHLPLPEGVAYNFQAKKRLFDSYRVIPTSIQRREAGELSPVFNPLQFVLDIHTVVGMTPETTAHLIKELSNTLLADTHIQAKKESQNIDLLNLDYPSLEGEMEGHPWITFNKGRIGFGYDDYLAHAPESKNPVSLFWIAVSGERAQFNAIPGLDYITLIEEELGAENLAQFTAVLQTRNLNPADYYFLPVHDWQWKNIITLLFVEEIATGAIIPLGYSQDKYLPQQSIRTFANISHPRKRYVKLPLSILNTLVYRGLPGERTEIAPLVTEWVKSICDRDSFLKDECRLILPGEIATINYDHPYYSQLSGAPYQYKEMLGCLWRESVLAYTEPEEQPITLASLLHIDGNGKPFVSQLVERSGLTLDEWLSQLFNTILPPLLHYLYRYGVVFSPHGENTILVLKNYVPHRLAMKDFVDDVNISRHPLPELENLTPQLKAILLSEPPEGLCQFIFAGLFICHHRYLSDLLADYHNYPEHTFWTKVRETILNYQSRFPEMQDRYELFNLLAPQFTKLCLNRNRLITYGYADDGDRPHAAAFGKVNNALHTVAQMITTQLA, encoded by the coding sequence ATGCAAAACCTAACACAAATTCTCCAACCCCAACGCTGGCAAACGGTTAGCCAAAAACTCCTTGCCAAAATGCTTTCCGAGTTCATGTATGAGGAAATCATCAAACCGGAAGTCATAGAACAAACATCAGCATACACTCTCTACCACCTCCCCCTCCCAGAAGGCGTTGCTTATAACTTCCAAGCCAAAAAACGCTTATTTGATAGTTACCGCGTCATTCCCACATCCATTCAACGACGAGAAGCAGGAGAATTATCCCCAGTTTTTAACCCCTTACAATTCGTCCTCGATATTCATACAGTTGTCGGGATGACACCGGAAACTACAGCACATTTAATCAAAGAATTAAGTAATACCTTACTCGCTGACACTCACATCCAAGCCAAAAAAGAAAGCCAAAATATCGACTTACTCAACTTAGACTATCCCTCCTTAGAAGGGGAAATGGAAGGACACCCGTGGATAACCTTCAATAAAGGACGCATCGGTTTCGGCTATGATGATTACTTAGCTCACGCACCCGAAAGTAAAAACCCAGTTTCCCTATTTTGGATTGCGGTGAGTGGGGAACGCGCACAATTTAACGCCATCCCAGGATTAGATTATATTACCCTCATCGAAGAAGAGTTAGGCGCAGAGAATCTCGCTCAATTTACAGCCGTCTTACAAACACGCAATCTCAACCCTGCCGATTATTACTTTCTTCCCGTTCATGATTGGCAATGGAAAAATATTATTACACTGTTGTTTGTAGAAGAAATAGCCACAGGTGCAATTATCCCTCTAGGCTACAGCCAGGATAAATATTTACCCCAACAATCAATTCGCACCTTTGCTAATATCAGCCATCCGCGAAAAAGGTATGTCAAGTTACCCCTAAGTATTTTGAATACTTTGGTTTACCGTGGTTTACCAGGGGAAAGAACAGAAATTGCACCCCTTGTCACAGAGTGGGTGAAGTCGATTTGCGATCGCGATTCTTTCCTTAAAGATGAGTGTCGCTTAATTCTTCCTGGTGAAATTGCCACTATCAACTACGATCATCCTTACTACAGCCAACTCTCAGGCGCACCTTATCAATATAAGGAAATGTTGGGTTGTCTGTGGCGGGAAAGCGTACTTGCTTACACTGAACCAGAGGAACAGCCGATTACTTTAGCCTCCCTATTACATATTGATGGTAACGGTAAACCCTTTGTCTCCCAACTCGTAGAACGTTCTGGACTCACCTTGGATGAGTGGCTATCGCAATTATTCAACACAATCTTACCCCCGCTCCTCCACTATCTCTACCGCTACGGTGTGGTGTTCTCCCCTCACGGTGAAAATACAATTTTGGTGCTGAAGAATTATGTACCCCATCGCTTGGCAATGAAGGATTTTGTCGATGATGTCAATATCAGCCGTCATCCCTTACCAGAATTAGAGAATTTAACACCACAACTAAAAGCTATCTTGTTGAGTGAACCACCCGAAGGATTATGTCAATTTATCTTTGCTGGTTTATTCATCTGTCACCATCGTTATCTGTCTGATTTATTAGCAGACTACCACAACTACCCAGAACATACCTTCTGGACAAAAGTGAGAGAGACAATCTTAAATTATCAAAGCCGTTTTCCCGAAATGCAGGACAGATATGAGTTATTTAACCTGCTTGCACCCCAATTTACCAAGCTGTGCTTAAACCGCAATCGCTTAATTACCTATGGTTACGCTGATGATGGCGATCGCCCCCATGCCGCAGCTTTTGGTAAAGTAAATAATGCTTTACACACAGTAGCTCAGATGATAACAACTCAATTGGCGTAG
- a CDS encoding MFS transporter has product MKHRLPLISGALFLCVFLSIFNEVLLSPFYPQFFRKVFGVTDLAYTGYYIFICRLTVVLAAPVWGMLSRRFEVKHLLYVGQLGTAVMTALMGTSTSAEQFLTYTILLLLCKSSYLLVYPLIIQLGGEEKRAAIAGTYQAVFHGAIIIATIVGAWMVNIDTPLRLFYGIAVADIVQLAICAYMLRGVSTQRHEQQADNQIVPNQIGYVITIGIVILTFQLANNLVRPYFTEYVTAAPLNVNLLTSSLLFLIPSVMAIAALPYIRQACRPERLNTIYIGGLSLLILSLGLQGLPFNLPLLILARIVYGFFLAVTQATLELQIFNQSTAKHLHFNYSLVTAFANIGHLGAPLLASWLVNTQNLASPFIAATIICCLNLLFFRYFPKAGSRRQQAEGVS; this is encoded by the coding sequence ATGAAGCATCGGCTACCCCTGATTTCCGGCGCACTATTTTTATGTGTGTTCTTGAGTATTTTCAATGAGGTTTTACTCTCACCTTTTTACCCTCAGTTTTTCCGTAAAGTTTTCGGCGTAACAGATTTAGCCTATACCGGTTACTACATTTTCATATGTCGGTTAACTGTGGTACTGGCTGCGCCTGTGTGGGGTATGTTATCACGCCGTTTTGAAGTCAAACACCTACTATATGTTGGTCAATTGGGTACGGCTGTGATGACTGCCTTAATGGGTACAAGCACTAGTGCAGAGCAATTTTTAACATATACAATATTGCTCCTACTGTGTAAAAGCAGCTATCTGCTAGTGTATCCCTTAATTATCCAACTGGGTGGAGAAGAAAAACGAGCTGCGATCGCCGGCACATACCAAGCTGTGTTTCATGGTGCAATTATCATCGCCACCATTGTTGGTGCGTGGATGGTCAATATAGACACCCCTTTAAGATTATTCTACGGCATTGCCGTAGCCGATATTGTACAACTTGCCATCTGTGCTTATATGTTGCGAGGCGTATCTACTCAACGCCATGAACAACAAGCAGACAATCAAATAGTACCAAACCAAATAGGTTACGTTATCACTATCGGTATAGTCATCCTCACCTTTCAACTAGCAAATAATTTAGTTCGTCCCTACTTTACAGAGTATGTCACCGCCGCACCATTAAACGTCAACCTGCTCACCAGCAGCTTGTTATTTCTGATACCTAGTGTAATGGCGATCGCTGCTTTACCCTACATCCGTCAAGCCTGTCGTCCCGAACGCCTCAACACCATCTACATAGGAGGCTTGAGCCTGTTAATTCTCAGCTTAGGCTTACAAGGATTACCATTCAACCTCCCCTTACTCATTTTGGCGCGGATAGTTTACGGCTTCTTCCTCGCCGTTACCCAAGCCACCCTAGAACTGCAAATATTCAACCAAAGTACAGCCAAACACCTCCACTTCAACTACAGCCTAGTTACTGCCTTTGCCAACATCGGACATCTAGGCGCACCCCTCCTCGCCTCTTGGCTAGTCAATACCCAAAACCTAGCTTCCCCCTTCATCGCCGCCACAATCATTTGCTGCTTAAACCTCTTGTTCTTTCGTTACTTTCCGAAGGCAGGAAGCAGAAGACAGCAGGCAGAAGGTGTTTCTTAA
- a CDS encoding lysine N(6)-hydroxylase/L-ornithine N(5)-oxygenase family protein, with amino-acid sequence MSNCVYDIIGIGLGPFNLGLAALLEPITEIKSLFLEQKPKFQWHPGLLIEGATIQVPFLADLVTMAEPSSKFSFLSYLKAKSRLYHFYFWEEFHIPRREYNDYCQWVANQLPNCYFGQQVTKISWDAENKEFLVSGNNFTYRCRNLVLGVGSVPYIPPCFRNVASENIFHSAEFLHQKANCHQAKSITVIGSGQSAAEVFYELLQAQENYGYRLEWHTRSSGFFPMEYSKLGLEHFSPDYIHYFYHLQPEQRDELLTRQGLLYKGISFHTIAKIYDLLYERSVADNYPNVRLLSGVEVKEVEHTDNGYRLTYRHSHQNQPFIHECDRIILATGYHHAIPNFIADIRDLIQWDEKGRYQVNFDYHLSLTQDIPNRIFVQNAELHTHGIGAPDLGLGCYRNSVIINSLTGRDVYPTQQRNVFQQFGVVS; translated from the coding sequence ATGAGCAATTGTGTTTATGATATCATCGGTATTGGTCTTGGCCCGTTTAATTTAGGTTTGGCTGCACTGTTAGAACCTATCACAGAAATTAAGTCTTTATTCCTCGAACAGAAACCTAAATTTCAATGGCATCCAGGGTTATTAATTGAAGGTGCAACTATACAAGTACCGTTTTTAGCTGACTTGGTAACAATGGCTGAACCTAGCAGTAAATTCAGCTTTCTTAGTTACCTTAAAGCTAAATCTCGTCTCTATCATTTTTACTTTTGGGAGGAGTTTCATATACCCAGGAGAGAGTATAATGATTACTGTCAATGGGTGGCAAATCAATTACCAAATTGTTATTTTGGACAACAAGTAACTAAGATTTCTTGGGATGCAGAAAATAAAGAATTTCTAGTTTCTGGTAACAACTTTACCTACCGTTGCCGCAATTTAGTTTTAGGCGTTGGTTCTGTTCCCTACATACCGCCTTGTTTCCGTAATGTAGCCTCAGAAAATATCTTTCACTCAGCCGAATTTCTCCACCAAAAAGCCAACTGTCATCAAGCCAAATCAATTACAGTCATTGGTTCTGGACAAAGTGCAGCCGAGGTTTTCTATGAACTACTGCAAGCACAAGAAAACTATGGTTATCGTCTAGAATGGCATACCCGTTCTTCTGGCTTTTTCCCAATGGAGTATTCTAAATTGGGGTTAGAACATTTTTCTCCAGACTACATCCATTATTTCTACCACCTGCAACCAGAACAGCGAGATGAACTCTTAACTAGACAAGGTTTGCTGTACAAGGGAATTAGCTTTCACACCATCGCCAAAATATACGACTTGCTTTATGAGCGTTCCGTCGCCGATAATTACCCCAATGTCAGGTTACTGTCTGGGGTAGAGGTTAAAGAAGTAGAACACACTGATAATGGTTATCGCCTTACCTATCGCCATTCTCATCAAAATCAACCATTTATTCACGAATGCGATCGCATTATCTTAGCTACTGGCTACCATCACGCTATACCTAATTTTATTGCAGATATCCGCGATTTAATCCAATGGGATGAAAAAGGACGCTACCAGGTAAATTTTGACTATCACCTCTCCCTTACCCAAGACATTCCCAACCGCATTTTCGTCCAAAACGCTGAGTTACACACCCACGGTATAGGTGCGCCAGATTTGGGTTTAGGCTGTTATCGCAACTCTGTAATTATTAACTCCTTAACAGGACGCGACGTTTACCCCACACAACAGCGTAATGTCTTCCAGCAATTCGGTGTAGTCTCATGA